The sequence below is a genomic window from Macrobrachium nipponense isolate FS-2020 chromosome 40, ASM1510439v2, whole genome shotgun sequence.
AAttagacgccatattggatttaaaaattgccttgaaaacatattttatgaagacctcacatgcttattttagttcgtatggcactttcatatatcacattatgttgatgaaacttcaatcttttgaatggtatgcttaaagatttaattgaattgctgtttcaccaattaaatatcgagtgaaaaaggGTCTAAAGGTGGACTCAGTGCGATTGTATACCCTTTACTttagaactctatcctacggtaagggggacccgtTGGGAATGCAGGGTTTTGGAGGGGCACCTTACATTAATCAAGAGTGTCCATCAAAGCAACACCTCAAAACccctactttcctctcgaagtcaGTTTTTTCTCCCAAATCACAAATTAATTAAGGCCATCATTTCCGATTTTCAGGAAGGTGGTTGCGCTATGGTAGAGGctggccatttggtattttaccctgTGAAAGTTAGGTTAAACTAAAGATTACTGTTGTGCCCCTCTGGCCTGGTATTAGTGGTAGGTCCCTATCTAACTAAcagtttacatgtaaaatgggtgccatgtttagtaccagtTCCTTGGGGATGAAcgtaaaactgtaaataaaatatagtaaataacataaaagaaaCATTAATATAGGGTAAATGACTGAGCTGTGACATAGTGGctaccttcccgaaaaagtacttgaatatgctaccatgagcatcagtcaagagttgtggcccatccaggcagcacaccGATACCTCATTGTTCCTCTGGAGTAAgttttttctcctaaattacgaaataatgacATAATTCAAGCGCTCTTTTGGGAAGTGGCAGCGTTCCGAGGGAGGTGGCCACCATGTCGCCGCTCAGTCATTTACCTTATACAAAATTCAGGAAATATTCCAGTTGATGGAAACCAGTCTGCGATAGTGTCTAGTTTTCCCTGGTAAATATGGTAAAACTGAAAACTACTACCTCTACTGGTTCCTGCCAGTTAACTACAAGATTTACTGCCCATTATGTTTATGTGTATGGTACTTATTGCCTTTAGCTCACTTTTTTACATTCATACCAatggggctggtactaaacacggtgcCTCTTTTGCATGTAAACTGGTAATTACGAAAACCATAGGGGCATGGTGGTAGTATTCAGCAAAATGTGTTATTTATGTAGCCTAGCATAATAAACTAGCATGATGAAACTCCATCTTTGAACATTAGTAATGAGAATAAGAGAGACTATGACTAGGTTACCAGTATTGAGACTTGACTGATTTTTGTTCAACCGATATTGTGTTCTTCTCTTCACCATTCTCGATTCCTGATGATCTGTTGTAAAATAATAGCAGACACAGCTTTATAAATCTCACTCATGACCATTTCAGTGTATATATTAGGTCTTTTCAAATtgcttctgctttttttttttttgtaggtaccTCACTGCTATAACAGGCCAAGGTTTTACTAACCTCAAACTTTACTAACAGTATGTTCAGTAATCTCAGTGATTCATATACGTTCTGTACATTTTTTAACTCAACCATTAACAACTCTTTCCTTAGTTCTTAGTAACCACAAACAGTATTCATTGAAACTGCACTGTGTCTCATGTTTGTTATAATTATGTGCATCACATTTTTACTTtgtatatagtagtagtatacATTTaactatgaataaaatttttagttctattctctttttctcttcatagATTCCTTGTGGTTTTATAGAACATACTTTACAAAATGAAGATTAAGGTCAGTCAGAAGGGTGATGTGGCAAAGAATGCTGTGGATTTGGAGACAACTCAGCAACTACTAGAAACAACAAAATACAAGAAAGGGTTTTTCAGAAGGTATAGATTTCTTGTTGTTTTGTGCATGTTTACTTTTTGATTGGTAAGCCTTGCAACCTGTTGTCTTGTACCCAATTAAAAGTGTTGTGGTGGTACTGTAAATTATTGCTGTCATCATGATTGATCTTGAAAGCATCTCAACAATTTATGGCATAGTCACTAGTACAAAATTGTTTCTCAGACCCTCTCATCCTTTTTCAGGTCTACAGAATATTGCATGGACCATTGGCTGATACTCCTACTGATGCTTGGTGTTagcatatttatgtattttgtaatgtGTCACATTACCTTATATATGTATGCCCAGTACAGGAGAGGACCTCATATTTTTTATGAGAGTAAGGATGGAAATGTAAGTatgaactttttaaaaatttgtgcgagtttatgatattcatatttattgaCAAAAGGTACAAACCATTGTCATATACAAAGAAATGCCTCTTTAATTCACTTAATAATAGAGAATAGAAAAAATGGCATGAAGAGTACATACACAGTTTGATCTGAGATGGAGTGAAGGAATGAGGGTTGAATtgcatttaattaatttttgtgagATGTGTAGCATAAGTCAAGACGATTAATaccaatataaaacataaatactgttaatttttatgtattgggtccttatatattttcaatagatATGCAAATATGAATCTTCTAAGTTCTTAGTAAAATACTTCATGATTGTGTTTTTTACAGTTGTACCACATTCATTTCTCCTGGCGAAATTGTGGCAGTAAGGATGACCCAATGCAGGTTAGTCTTTGACAAATGTAATAACTGTGAAAAGTTTTAAACAGCATTGTGTGATGGAATATGGTTTAGATTTATGAGTAATCTtgacattgcaattttttttttttttttgcaatttgtatgagtataaatacttttatttaaattgttttgATATGTGCTCTATTTTCAGCTGAGTAGTCTAGAAGTATTGCCAGATCCTGTTATTCTAGACAAGAATATTACTATTGATCTGATCTCCACGTTAGGAATTGATATTGATGCAGATCATCCTTTAAGTGTAAGTGAAATTAGCTTTTTGGATTCTTTTTGACTGGTCTAGTTGAAGTTTGGAAACAAGGTAGTTTACAAGCATTAGGTGAGTGGGTGTTTGGAGATACCAGATGATCACTAAACTATTAGCATTCATTTCTCTTGTGCTCCTATTAAGATGTCTCAGCTGCTGTTGGTATTTGTGAGGTTTGTCAGTTAGCTGGAATTACCTGtctgtttccctttcattttCAGACTTTGCCTTTATTTGTGTGTTACAAATGATGGAGTCTGATTTTTCTTCAAGGAAGTATGATTGGCTTAGGTGTTCATGGTGTGATAGTGTGTGTGGTTGCTGTAGTGCCACCCATGAATGCAGATCTTCATTCTATTTCTGCTTGTTTGCAAGGATCATATAGTATGCCTGCTTCTACCTGCATTTAGTATAGATGGTATGTGTCTAAGGGGGAAGAGATCCAAGAAGGAGTCTTCAGTGCCTTCTGACAAGGGTAACATCCATCCATTCTCCTTAACTCCTCTACAAGGATCTCTCCCTGCCGTGACCCCTCCTTCTGTATCTGGGACAGTACCTGACTATTCCCACTGGCTTGGTCCTAGGGAATATCAGAAAGGTTAGCAAGTTACTGAACTGCTTGCTGTGTCTGGAATGGGACAGTGGACAGTCTTGCTATGGTCaccaatttatatatacagtggaccccctgtattcgcggactcacattcacattcacggatttctcttgggaatgtttccccgcattattcgcggaaaattcgcatattcgcggtatttttctgtgagaaatatccataaaatcctgggtttttttttttatatatccataaatTCATGGgtttttgatcaatttcatcataaaatgcactttttgtaataaaactattgaaaaaaccaagtacaaaaatttttagtgggtttttcttgagttttaactaacaaaataggctgttttcagcgtttttataggggtaccaactatttgcgggttctaactattcacgggggggtctggtacgcatctctCGCGAATATGGGGTGAccactgtatattttttttctctctctcttcaaaatttcCTAAGTAGACAAAAGAGTTCGTTGGAGGTGATGATGCCCTCTTTGAGTTTATCCAGAAGTTTGTGTCTGGCAGGTTACAGTGGTCTCCccattcgtgggggatgcgtaccaaaccctctgcaaatagttggaacctctataaaaatgcttaaaacagccTAGTTTGTTAGTGAAAACTCGAGCAAAACCCACTAAAAtgtttatacaggcagtccccttacttttaatgctttgggtgcattcaaaactatgtaaactgcattcttattgcattttgcataaaaaaacccttcaaatagtgattattttgcatttttggtgtcatatttcttctgccagatgactgttgtaggtgtcgtaaccctggaaatcatttctgatgaatataattgaaaagcgccttaacctcggataATCGTAAGCTGAACCcttcataacccggggactgcctgtacttggattttttaataattttatcaccaAAAGTGCATtaaatgatgaaattgattaaaaaatccgggaatttgtggatatttctcagaaaaatacagcgaatacgcaaatttcccatgaataatgggtagatatgatcTATAGACAAGTCCGTGAATGCGTAAGTCTGCCGTCTGccaatccggagaatgcgaatacagggGGGCCTACTGTACTTAAAGCACTTGGTCAAGAGTTCCACCCCTGTGTCAGTCTCAGAGGATGCCGCTTGTTTGGTTGTGGCCTCTTCTGCTCAGACCACTTCTGTTACTAGGGGTAAAGAGGCTTCCCCTCTTCATTCTTTTTCTAGCTTGCCTCTACTATTCAGTACTCGcatttagtttcattattataGAATTGTTTAATTTAGTGGCAAAATATCTTTAAATTGTGGGAACACCACAATTTAGATATTTTACCAGGTATAGATACACAACTGAAGTATTATTATAATCCTGCCTCTAACCATCCCTTCATTAGTCCCTCTTGCTAAAAGAAAAGCAAATGCTGATAGTTGGAGTGAATAATATCTTCACTCTCTTACTGCCAGTTAATGAACTTCTTAccaattatctatgtatattaaaatgattttttgtattttttgtattgatTTCATGGTTTGAGTAcatgcagtccccagttatcagtggaGTCGGTTAATGGTGGTCcatggcaatttatggcgccataaggtgccgagtttcggttatcggCATCTCAACATGTAAATAGTCTTATCTatctttctaaaaacagctttctctctgctattacaactggcgagtattgtgacgatatgattcatcaggagtcaatttcagggatattgtgTCATATCAGCACAATACTTGCCAGTTTTAATAGCAAAGAAAGccgttattagaaaaatagagaagactatttacaataaatgtagctgatgcagcaatatctttcaatgatacttgtttgaaagagggtcttcttccaatgctattattattattactcagattaaacctattcttatggaacaagcccacagggaccactgacttgaaattcaagctttcaaagaatgtgttcattataagaggaggtaaagagagatacagaaagaagagaacccctcttattaaaaaaagaaaaaaactaaattaataaattaacaaattgataatGTATTTAAACGCTTAaatttctgaagttccaattgcaagacTTCCCCTGGGTCATATTGGAAGGGTTAAAGCATTGGTTCAGtctacagggggtcctcgagttacgacgttgatccgttcttacgatgcgtcgtaacacgattttcagcgtaagtcggaaaacatttgaaaataccacatgatttaatgtaaaatacctatcaataacaacgagagaacaattccttacctttattagtttgattggcttgcacactggagaggaagctaagtgcggtgctggagagactgggggaggttagtgaagagaaaaagaacctccagaagttgctggagatgctgaggcaggtgattcttgaggtgaggcaggaacatactagtactggagatgctgaggcaggtgattcttgaggtgaggcagaacatactactggagatgttggggcaggtgagtctttaggtgaggcagaacctacagaaggtgctggagatactggggcagggtgagtctgggttagcagaacattcagaaggtgctggagattgtggggcaggcgagtctggattagcagaggcagctgaggtagagggtacaggatctcctgcaggcctctcttaccttcttaaaatactgctccaggttagtctgaacagagagcgacctcttttatccaagatctccttgtaaacactgcatcaaatccatgacgcctctggaaaaccctagtgaacctgtccaagttgggatcctgagcctcaaaagttgacaacgcttgctgcaactctgcaaaacctcttatcaaagtcctgccttgtgaaagccttaggctctggggtgggtgcttcttcttcttcctctatcatctgcttctccagttgtatcaggtcctcagcagataactcctcgccatgagactccagcagctctgtaacatcatcaacctccatctccaaatgaTTTCCTTACTtccagggcaacaacgttcttgacaactagctgaaactgtgtcctcaaacccatgggaaatcattcacaaattgaggacaaattttcttccagacaccattcatgtttgtttgcttaacctcctccaggaattagcaatgttctttacagcatcaaggatgttgtaggatttccaaaagtccttcagagtcaagtccttcttggtttcagttgcctgtaaagccatagcaattgtccttcgtaggtagtaggccttgaacgaagcaatcactccttggtccataggctgtaaaagggccgtggtattaggtggaaggtaaaccaccttgacattagggttgaagtctcccagctgggcagggtgtccaggggcattgtccagcactagcaacaccttaaaggggatacccttggaggcgcaataccgctccacacttggaacaaaatggtttacgaaccagtcctcaaacactgcaagtgtcacccatgccttcttgttggacttccaaattactggtagtcgacccttccaaatgcccttgagtgcccttggattttcagcctgatacaccaacaagggcttcagtttgaagtcgccagcagcattacccccaagaagtaaagttagcctctccttgctgggctttatgaccgggtgctgacttctcctccttggcgatgtaagtgcggttaggcatacgtttccaaaacaaacctgtatcgtctacgttaaacacttgctgagcgggaataacccccctccttaattatctcagaaaacgctttaggaaattcactcgctgctttctcatccccactagcagcttcaccttgcaattaaggttatggtaattggcccgagccttaaatcgcataaaccaacccctactagccacaaactcttcactttcacgtccctccccctttttcttttttttttttcaacgcttcaaacaatctttttcgCCTTTTCTCCtggaatcaccataaggctgactgggatacgccgttgattttggtcttccaaccaaagcaccaataacctttccatttcaattattagaccactacgctgcttagttatcactgtcgctttcataggagcagatcctttcacatgttcaacgatgcgctctttatctttgataatggtagcaacggtcgaacggctaaggccaagcgagcggccaatgtttgttggcgtttctcccttctcagatcgctttataatgtccactttaatttccatggtgatggcctttcttttcttcgatgcactaccatcagaagagtccgccttgcgcttgggagccataacaaagagcaaaagttacaaaaacgatacaacacgagggagagagaggcagtgtaaacaaccaaaaaatgggcgtatgggcgaggaatgagcgtagcgaagcgacgccgtcctctcccccacaaagcgttattcttccgccgtgcgcccggaactagttcgcgtttgtttacgttgcttacgacgctaaactgcgtaagacggaacgacgcaaaatattattttttatttttttatttttatgggggtcgcgttcgtaaccacgaaacatcttaagtcgagaccagcgtaacccgaggacttactgtattttaattttgtttttccaaCAGTTACTGAAGCTAATAAGCATACTGTATATACTTGTGTAAtatgcgatctcgcatatcatgtgacccccaaattttcacctttaaaaaatgattttatcacgtatctcacatatcatgcgagttaaatttatgagaccaaataacaataggctaccctcttttcctcctctttatctattccattttttagtcaAACTAACCCATTtttctccatctctttatctatcccatcttctagttaagtttaaaaaagtaaaagagaatggcaaaagtatcgttagtaatgACATGCTTGTTTTGAAAATGCATAagagccagaaacagctgatttgctatgaacaactgaaTCCATAACAACAgctgtttgcttgcatttcaaccatcgtacaatagtaaaaaattaccatagttttgttacaaatgacattaagtagaacaggactgacatatttttacattactatatccttactcactatggagaaaagatcagcaagggcatatactgctaaattaatctgtaagttttagctgaagttgaggaaagaatgttgatccGCTAACGACTATTATTGTGTATCGCCAACGTGAATGAAACTCTCGCAAACTTTGGTATAGTACTGTCAAACTCGACCGtcaacaaaatttgagagaagcTTGTTTTAATCAAAGCtattgggcatgaaagaacacattttactattttcattccaataaaagataaatatgtaaattcgtagtattctgatgagatcaagtgaaaatattgaacggaatctgttgatttttgtttacgcaataaacatgccctcagccccatctactaaagaaaaaaaaactaaattttgttcacaaacGATATGTTTTGAGtgatatttcgacttgaaaacactttgtataaagtaaaataaccttgtcccaaacaaatagagtatcttgagatggTAGCTCTAATGTGAGTTTAATACAGCAAAACAAATTTATCTCGCaattgccctcagctgattttcaaaccaaaacattgattgttatgtctgtattttataatacaaacaagtagtaatatgaaaatggatataatattattggatgcagtgaagttaaagcataactttttagaatatccatggaaaaggtgcatatccattatgtttgtattttatcacatGATACTATGTGATTATTACAGATttgaattttatatctcatgtatgatgcgacccccttaaaattagctccaaaattaggtcttcaaaagtcgcatgatacgcTAGTATATATGGTAATTAGTTTTTAAGAATATGCCCTCATTAAGTATGAACTAACATGATATCGTTTTCAGATGAGGAAACAATCTGAAAAATACTCAAATGCCCAGTTGTGATTTCTTTTACAGGCTGACATTACACTAGAACGATATGTTGGTTTCATGTGGGTGGAGATTCCTTGCATAGCAGAGGTTGGATCATGTTTCTATGAAGATGTTTGCAAAGTCATACCTTTTACCCCAGACGAGCCTTGCCCTGATCCATTCCCACGGTTTGATGTCCCTTGCCACTGTCCTATAAAACATGTAAGTAA
It includes:
- the LOC135212141 gene encoding ganglioside GM2 activator-like, producing the protein MKIKVSQKGDVAKNAVDLETTQQLLETTKYKKGFFRRSTEYCMDHWLILLLMLGVSIFMYFVMCHITLYMYAQYRRGPHIFYESKDGNLYHIHFSWRNCGSKDDPMQLSSLEVLPDPVILDKNITIDLISTLGIDIDADHPLSADITLERYVGFMWVEIPCIAEVGSCFYEDVCKVIPFTPDEPCPDPFPRFDVPCHCPIKHGVYNIRNGTFNLSVILEMFPLPHWLVSGDYYGKVIASQHGKQMGCYEVYTSVRS